The Chryseolinea soli genome contains a region encoding:
- a CDS encoding DUF2306 domain-containing protein, with amino-acid sequence MEEETILFGIPIPSTSKLFLAIVVVHILFGLLCVLAGLAAMLSEKGGKSHTLAGKTYFWCMVFAFVTIVVLSAMRWPHNIHLLTIGTVAFALTFAGRRLAQNRASGWTRLHTLCMGLSYIFLLTGFYVDNGKNLPFWRQFPQTFFWVFPSIVGVPIIVYTLLRHPLNKKK; translated from the coding sequence ATGGAAGAGGAAACCATTTTATTCGGTATACCGATACCGTCCACCAGTAAACTATTTTTAGCCATAGTGGTAGTGCACATCCTGTTTGGACTTCTTTGCGTTCTGGCCGGACTTGCCGCTATGCTCAGCGAGAAAGGCGGGAAAAGCCACACCCTTGCAGGCAAGACTTATTTTTGGTGCATGGTGTTTGCCTTTGTCACCATTGTAGTGCTCTCGGCAATGCGGTGGCCTCACAATATTCATTTGTTAACCATTGGCACCGTTGCGTTTGCATTGACCTTTGCTGGCCGGAGACTTGCCCAAAACCGTGCAAGCGGGTGGACCCGGCTGCATACCCTCTGTATGGGGCTATCGTATATTTTTCTTTTGACGGGCTTTTATGTTGACAATGGAAAGAATTTGCCTTTTTGGAGGCAATTCCCGCAGACTTTCTTTTGGGTTTTTCCTTCTATTGTAGGGGTACCGATTATAGTATATACCTTGTTAAGGCACCCTTTGAATAAGAAAAAGTAA
- a CDS encoding SGNH/GDSL hydrolase family protein, with translation MVLLSSRSTWISLFLTIIIFPCWSQVRTVSFRDTNIAYEGRIAYKDEAAELMWSGTSATVWFKGTTLSAVLKDVDTANYYNAIIDDTTIVKINPDTTRRSYVLASGLSEGKHKVQLFKRTEWDKGKTLFFGFELEEGATVLPPQPKPKRKIEFYGNSITCGYGVEDTRGKDSRDGYFENNYITYAALTARHFNAQYSCIGKSGIGVMVSWFPLIMPEMYDRLDPTDSLSKWDFSQYTPDIVVIDLFQNDSWIINLPENAQFRARFGTKAPDEKFIVAAYKDFVSAIRKKYPRAQIICSLGNMDATREGSPWPGYVQKAITEIRDKKIRTCFFPYKNTAGHPREAEQKAMADSLIAFIEQHLKW, from the coding sequence ATGGTATTGCTATCCTCCAGATCAACCTGGATCTCCCTTTTTCTGACGATCATTATTTTTCCCTGCTGGAGTCAAGTCCGCACGGTTTCCTTTCGCGATACCAACATTGCCTACGAAGGACGGATCGCCTATAAAGACGAGGCCGCCGAGCTCATGTGGTCCGGCACATCGGCCACCGTCTGGTTCAAGGGCACCACGTTATCGGCCGTTTTGAAAGATGTCGACACGGCCAACTATTACAATGCGATCATCGACGACACCACGATCGTGAAAATAAACCCGGACACCACCAGGCGAAGCTATGTGCTGGCGTCGGGCTTGAGCGAAGGGAAACACAAGGTTCAGCTTTTCAAGCGCACGGAATGGGACAAGGGCAAGACCTTGTTCTTCGGCTTTGAATTGGAGGAAGGTGCCACCGTGCTGCCGCCTCAACCTAAACCAAAACGAAAGATCGAGTTCTACGGCAACTCCATCACCTGTGGCTATGGCGTGGAAGACACGCGGGGCAAAGATTCCCGCGACGGTTATTTCGAGAACAACTACATCACGTATGCAGCGCTCACGGCGCGGCACTTCAACGCGCAATATTCCTGCATCGGCAAAAGCGGCATCGGTGTCATGGTCAGCTGGTTTCCCCTCATCATGCCCGAGATGTACGACCGCCTCGATCCAACCGACTCGTTGTCCAAGTGGGACTTCTCTCAATACACGCCCGATATCGTCGTCATCGATTTATTTCAAAACGATTCCTGGATCATCAACCTTCCTGAAAATGCACAGTTCCGCGCACGCTTCGGAACGAAGGCTCCCGATGAAAAATTTATCGTGGCAGCCTATAAAGATTTCGTATCTGCGATTCGTAAAAAATATCCGCGCGCCCAAATCATATGCTCGCTCGGTAACATGGACGCCACGCGGGAAGGATCTCCCTGGCCGGGCTATGTTCAAAAAGCCATCACGGAAATCCGTGATAAAAAAATTCGTACGTGTTTCTTTCCTTACAAAAATACCGCAGGCCACCCACGGGAAGCCGAGCAAAAAGCAATGGCCGATAGCCTTATTGCCTTCATTGAACAACATTTGAAGTGGTAA
- a CDS encoding ABC transporter permease, whose product MIKNYLTIALRTLQRNGAYSFINIAGLAVGIAASILILLWVQDELTFNHYFSNYRDLYHIKQNTTTDNGVVTRQYTPLPLREPLAQDTRIKRSVLTVGQHALLTVGDKKLNKGGLDAGEAFLEMFQFQLLQGDAATALREPHSIVLTQSTATALFGDEDPMGKIVLVKIANNEPMKVTAIVADPPENISFSFDYLLPFAYFEATADWIKYARDNWNNNAFDTYVELQPGADRAGVDRFLHDVISKHQPEGREASLFLHPMSHWRLYNNFENGKESGGLIDYVMLFSGIAVFILVIACINFMNLATARSEHRAREVGIRKSVGSSRNQLVVQFIGESLLISALAFFFSIVLVELVRPFYNGLIDKHLVIDYTSPQIWLFGLTLILFTGLLAGSYPAFYLSSFRPAQILKGKVQTGRAGRTPRKVMVTLQFGFSILLMVGTVVIYKQVEFLKRREVGYDRENLMLIWSSNDIEKNYASLKQELVNTGAAVSVTKSNSPITNIFASSPIEKWTGMRPDQRVEATNIATQYDYTKTMGIRMLEGRDFSEDFKSDTTAIILNKAAVLAMDLKDPIGDRIQMWGQTWTIVGVMDDVLMGSGSRNIDPLVMTMDPTWSSTITVRIPKSADLEAAVNHVGNVFKKYSPEYPFEYRFADDEFQRKFSSINMIGRLTSAFALLAMFITGLGLFGMAAFTAEQRTKEIGIRKVLGASVAGLVLLLTKDFSRMVIIAFIFSAPLAGWAAQQFLQQYQVRIDLPLWVFPISGLMLLGVTAIIVSTQAIRASLRNPVKALRSE is encoded by the coding sequence ATGATTAAGAACTACCTCACCATTGCCTTGCGCACGCTCCAACGAAACGGAGCCTATTCCTTTATCAACATTGCCGGCCTGGCCGTTGGCATAGCCGCGTCCATCCTGATCCTGCTGTGGGTGCAGGACGAACTCACATTCAACCACTACTTTTCCAACTACCGGGATCTCTATCATATAAAACAAAACACGACCACCGACAACGGCGTAGTCACCCGTCAATACACGCCGCTGCCGCTGCGCGAACCGTTGGCCCAGGATACCCGCATCAAGCGCTCGGTCCTCACCGTGGGGCAACATGCGTTGCTGACGGTGGGCGACAAGAAGCTCAATAAGGGAGGCCTCGATGCCGGTGAAGCCTTCCTGGAAATGTTTCAATTCCAATTGCTGCAAGGTGATGCTGCCACCGCCCTTCGCGAGCCCCATTCCATCGTGCTGACCCAATCGACCGCCACCGCTTTGTTCGGTGACGAAGATCCGATGGGTAAGATCGTGCTGGTCAAGATCGCCAACAACGAACCCATGAAAGTGACGGCCATCGTGGCCGATCCACCCGAGAACATCTCCTTCTCCTTCGACTACCTGTTGCCCTTCGCGTATTTCGAAGCCACGGCCGACTGGATCAAGTATGCCCGCGACAATTGGAACAACAACGCTTTCGATACCTACGTAGAGCTCCAACCCGGAGCCGACAGGGCCGGTGTAGACCGCTTCCTGCACGACGTCATAAGCAAGCACCAACCCGAGGGACGAGAGGCTTCCTTGTTCCTTCACCCGATGAGTCACTGGCGTCTCTACAACAACTTTGAAAATGGAAAAGAAAGCGGCGGCCTCATCGACTATGTGATGTTGTTTTCTGGCATTGCCGTTTTTATCCTCGTGATCGCCTGTATCAATTTTATGAACCTGGCCACGGCCCGCTCCGAACACCGGGCACGCGAAGTCGGCATCCGGAAGAGCGTGGGCTCCAGCCGAAACCAACTCGTGGTGCAATTCATTGGCGAGTCGCTGCTCATCTCCGCACTGGCGTTCTTCTTTTCCATCGTGCTGGTAGAATTAGTGCGCCCGTTTTACAATGGCCTGATCGATAAGCACCTGGTCATCGACTACACCTCGCCGCAGATCTGGCTGTTTGGTCTTACGCTCATTCTCTTCACGGGTTTGCTGGCCGGCAGCTATCCGGCGTTCTACTTGTCGTCGTTCCGCCCGGCACAGATCCTGAAGGGAAAAGTGCAAACCGGCAGGGCAGGCCGCACGCCGCGCAAAGTGATGGTGACGCTGCAATTTGGCTTTTCCATTTTGTTGATGGTGGGCACCGTCGTGATCTATAAACAAGTCGAATTCTTGAAGCGTCGCGAGGTGGGCTATGACCGCGAGAACCTGATGCTGATCTGGTCTTCGAACGATATCGAAAAGAATTACGCCTCCCTGAAGCAGGAGCTTGTCAACACGGGCGCTGCCGTGTCGGTGACCAAGTCCAACAGCCCGATCACGAATATTTTTGCCTCCAGTCCGATAGAAAAATGGACGGGAATGCGACCCGATCAGCGTGTGGAAGCCACCAACATCGCCACCCAATACGACTACACCAAGACGATGGGCATCCGCATGCTCGAGGGACGTGATTTCTCCGAAGACTTCAAAAGCGACACCACCGCCATCATCCTGAACAAAGCCGCCGTCCTCGCCATGGACCTGAAAGACCCCATCGGCGACCGGATCCAGATGTGGGGCCAAACCTGGACCATCGTCGGTGTGATGGACGACGTGCTGATGGGCTCCGGCTCGCGCAACATCGACCCCCTGGTGATGACGATGGACCCGACCTGGTCGAGCACCATCACCGTACGGATACCCAAAAGCGCTGACCTGGAAGCAGCCGTCAACCACGTGGGCAACGTCTTTAAAAAATATAGCCCCGAGTATCCATTCGAATATCGCTTCGCCGATGACGAGTTTCAACGGAAGTTCTCCAGCATCAACATGATCGGACGGCTGACCAGCGCCTTTGCCTTGCTGGCCATGTTCATCACCGGGCTGGGATTGTTCGGCATGGCCGCCTTCACGGCCGAGCAACGCACCAAAGAGATCGGCATCCGCAAGGTGCTGGGCGCGAGCGTAGCCGGATTGGTGTTGCTCTTGACAAAAGATTTTTCGCGTATGGTCATCATAGCCTTTATTTTTTCGGCACCCTTGGCCGGCTGGGCAGCACAGCAGTTTCTGCAACAATACCAGGTAAGAATAGACCTGCCGTTGTGGGTATTCCCCATATCAGGATTGATGTTGCTGGGCGTGACGGCCATCATTGTGAGCACCCAAGCGATCCGCGCATCCCTGCGCAACCCGGTGAAGGCGTTGAGAAGCGAATAG
- a CDS encoding LVIVD repeat-containing protein — MRTRILFILCIVMAGLAAFSCQDSDGTTTDGLSGKGGSTARFAVTATHLFAVEDDALKVYQIMGNGALEKINAIQLNPGVETIFTRDHWLYLGTVDAMITYDIATPANPLFVSSYSHVVSCDPVVVQDTLAFVTLRTFSCRPSNTNQLEIINIKNPQQPVRLSSYGLNSPYGLGVDGDLLFVCEGESGLTVLNVKDPMNIHLIKRYDEDDAYDVIPHDGTLILTGKDGVAQYDYTDPDAIKKLSLIPVAP; from the coding sequence ATGAGAACGCGCATCCTCTTCATCCTTTGCATCGTGATGGCGGGCCTCGCCGCATTTTCCTGCCAGGATTCGGATGGAACAACGACCGACGGTCTCAGCGGCAAGGGCGGATCGACGGCACGCTTCGCCGTTACAGCAACACACCTTTTTGCCGTGGAAGACGACGCCCTGAAGGTCTACCAGATCATGGGCAACGGTGCCCTGGAAAAAATAAATGCGATCCAACTCAACCCCGGCGTGGAAACCATCTTCACCCGCGATCACTGGCTCTACCTGGGAACAGTAGACGCGATGATCACCTACGACATTGCGACACCCGCAAACCCGTTGTTTGTGTCATCCTATTCACATGTCGTCTCCTGCGACCCGGTGGTGGTCCAGGATACACTGGCGTTTGTTACGTTGCGCACTTTCAGCTGTCGTCCTTCCAACACCAACCAATTGGAGATCATCAACATCAAAAACCCCCAGCAACCGGTTAGGTTAAGCAGCTACGGCCTCAATTCGCCCTACGGTTTGGGCGTGGACGGTGACTTGTTATTTGTCTGCGAAGGCGAGTCGGGTCTCACGGTGCTCAATGTTAAAGACCCGATGAACATCCACTTGATCAAACGCTATGACGAAGACGATGCGTATGATGTGATCCCCCACGACGGCACATTGATCCTCACCGGAAAAGACGGCGTGGCGCAGTATGACTACACCGACCCCGACGCTATAAAAAAGTTAAGCCTGATACCGGTAGCCCCATGA
- a CDS encoding cation transporter: MDLVVEKTSLKKYYKIAFALGVFTIVYNVLEGLLSTHFGYEDESLALFGFGADSFIEVVSGLGIVHMILRIQQKPDSNRDDFERTALRITGSAFFALVLGLASTGIFNLWTGHKPESTFWGVVISLLSILVMGFLIYGKIRVGRQLNSKAILADAECTKVCIYMSIVLLASSGIYELTKFAYADIIGTFGLAYLSFKEGRECFEKARTDKNCSCDHC, translated from the coding sequence ATGGATCTCGTGGTAGAAAAAACCTCGCTAAAGAAGTATTACAAGATTGCCTTTGCCCTGGGTGTATTTACGATCGTCTATAATGTATTAGAGGGATTACTTTCAACGCATTTTGGCTATGAGGATGAAAGCCTTGCCTTGTTTGGCTTTGGGGCAGATAGTTTTATCGAGGTAGTTTCAGGATTGGGCATTGTGCACATGATCCTGCGCATTCAACAGAAACCCGATAGCAACCGTGATGATTTTGAACGGACGGCGCTCCGCATTACGGGGTCTGCTTTCTTTGCTTTGGTATTGGGACTCGCCTCAACGGGAATATTTAATTTATGGACCGGACATAAGCCCGAGTCCACTTTTTGGGGAGTCGTCATTTCACTCCTTTCTATTTTGGTGATGGGTTTTCTTATTTATGGAAAAATCAGAGTAGGGCGACAGCTTAATTCTAAGGCCATACTGGCCGACGCGGAATGCACCAAAGTGTGTATTTATATGTCGATCGTTCTGTTGGCATCCAGTGGAATTTATGAGCTTACTAAATTTGCTTATGCTGATATCATCGGAACATTCGGCCTTGCCTATCTTTCTTTCAAAGAAGGGCGCGAATGTTTTGAGAAGGCCAGAACGGATAAGAACTGTTCATGCGATCATTGCTGA